The following are from one region of the bacterium genome:
- a CDS encoding acyl--CoA ligase, translating to MDVATIMAQLREKLTAEGALFEVVEEDVRGHRMPVFRHRARSLRELLEGSARFGDRPYVVDGDVRLSFADHLTQVDAMATVFQREHAIRPGDRVAIFAANRWEWVVCYWALVSIGAIPAAFNGWWTPDEFAHATQLVEPVLVLADGPRLERVAASGLGVPTFDLDEVARCAEAHAGEKPDYPEIAEDDPAVLFFTSGTTGRPKAVTVPHRALVGFAQLSAFAPQMARVGMGADVPLAGDELPAGDDVVLVTSPLFHTSMLNGVVLLAILNGTAFVLLPGRFDPERVLATIERERATTWLALGSAGPRLAACDAVGRYDTSSIRYVGVGGAPVSPAVQDGLRRSFPSANGTMGMGYTSTEGGAVIASIGGPEFQAHPTSTGRVTVTTQLELRDPDGKPVPEGEHGEVHVRSPYLMLGYWNDPEATAGALKEGGWLAMGDVARLEDGLLYIDSRARDMILVSAENVSPTEVEAALEAHEDVLEAAVFAVDDAQTGDAVCAVVTVGPASDVTPEALTDWCRTSLAHYKVPRHCLLTPEPLPRTATGKLLKHVLRARFESGELHA from the coding sequence ATGGACGTCGCAACGATCATGGCGCAGCTGCGCGAAAAGCTGACCGCGGAGGGCGCGCTCTTCGAGGTCGTCGAAGAAGACGTGCGCGGACATCGGATGCCCGTCTTCCGCCATCGCGCCCGTTCCCTCCGCGAGCTGCTCGAAGGGTCGGCGCGATTCGGCGATCGACCCTACGTCGTCGACGGAGACGTCCGCCTGAGCTTCGCGGACCACCTGACGCAGGTCGACGCGATGGCCACCGTGTTCCAGCGCGAACACGCCATCCGTCCCGGTGACCGGGTCGCGATCTTCGCCGCCAACCGTTGGGAGTGGGTGGTCTGCTACTGGGCCCTCGTGAGCATCGGCGCCATTCCCGCCGCGTTCAACGGCTGGTGGACGCCGGACGAGTTCGCGCACGCGACGCAGCTCGTCGAGCCCGTGCTCGTCCTGGCGGACGGGCCCCGCCTCGAGCGGGTCGCGGCGAGCGGCCTCGGCGTCCCGACCTTCGATCTCGACGAAGTCGCGCGCTGCGCCGAGGCCCACGCGGGCGAGAAGCCCGACTACCCGGAGATCGCGGAAGACGACCCGGCCGTCCTCTTCTTCACGAGCGGCACGACCGGGCGTCCGAAGGCGGTCACGGTCCCCCATCGGGCACTCGTCGGCTTCGCCCAGCTCTCCGCCTTCGCGCCGCAGATGGCGCGGGTCGGGATGGGCGCCGACGTGCCCCTCGCGGGCGACGAGCTCCCGGCCGGCGACGACGTCGTGCTGGTCACTTCGCCCCTCTTCCATACCTCGATGCTGAACGGCGTCGTCCTTCTGGCGATCCTGAACGGCACGGCCTTCGTCCTGCTGCCCGGGCGCTTCGATCCGGAGCGCGTCCTCGCGACGATCGAACGCGAACGGGCGACCACCTGGCTCGCGTTGGGGAGCGCGGGGCCCCGACTCGCCGCCTGCGACGCCGTCGGTCGCTACGACACGTCCTCGATCCGCTACGTCGGGGTCGGCGGCGCACCGGTCAGCCCCGCCGTACAGGACGGTCTCCGTCGGTCGTTCCCTTCCGCGAACGGCACGATGGGCATGGGCTACACGAGCACCGAGGGCGGCGCGGTCATCGCGAGCATCGGCGGCCCGGAATTCCAGGCGCACCCGACCTCGACGGGCCGCGTGACGGTCACGACACAGCTCGAGCTCCGCGATCCCGACGGGAAACCCGTGCCCGAAGGCGAGCACGGCGAGGTCCACGTCCGCAGCCCCTACCTGATGCTGGGCTACTGGAACGACCCGGAGGCCACGGCCGGCGCGCTCAAGGAGGGCGGATGGCTGGCCATGGGCGACGTCGCGCGCCTCGAGGACGGCCTGCTCTACATCGATTCGCGCGCGCGCGACATGATCCTCGTCAGCGCGGAGAACGTCTCACCGACCGAGGTCGAGGCCGCGCTGGAAGCGCACGAGGACGTGCTGGAGGCCGCCGTCTTCGCCGTCGACGACGCGCAGACCGGCGACGCCGTATGCGCCGTCGTCACGGTCGGTCCGGCGAGTGACGTCACGCCCGAGGCCCTGACCGACTGGTGCCGGACGAGTCTCGCGCACTACAAGGTGCCCAGGCACTGCCTGCTCACGCCCGAGCCCCTTCCGCGAACGGCGACGGGGAAGCTCCTCAAGCACGTCCTGCGCGCGCGCTTCGAATCGGGCGAGCTCCACGCCTGA
- a CDS encoding SDR family oxidoreductase, which produces MSEANTPAAGDLADLKGRVALVTGAGQVGEALAVSLARHGAGAVAVVDLSAERAEHVVAEVERSGTRGIALQADLTDPDAVAEMAREAIRGFGRPLDILVNNAGMPPGFFSDPGGAIRPFAEQSPDDWAPLLRLNLDAVLSVTRAFIGGMIEQRHGRVISIVSDSARTGDRNMAVYAAAKGGTAAFMRSLASEVGPHGVTVNCVSLSTIWRAPEPPGEDELRRMARHYPLGFYGDASDVAGMVTFLASDAARWITGQVYGVNGGYAYGL; this is translated from the coding sequence ATGAGCGAAGCGAACACGCCGGCCGCCGGGGATCTGGCCGACCTGAAAGGACGGGTCGCGTTGGTGACGGGCGCCGGCCAGGTCGGTGAGGCCCTCGCGGTCTCGCTCGCGCGCCACGGCGCCGGCGCCGTGGCCGTCGTCGACCTCTCCGCGGAGCGCGCCGAGCACGTCGTCGCCGAGGTCGAGCGGTCAGGGACCCGCGGCATCGCGCTCCAGGCGGACCTGACGGATCCCGATGCGGTTGCGGAAATGGCCCGGGAAGCGATTCGCGGGTTCGGTCGGCCGCTGGACATCCTGGTCAACAATGCGGGCATGCCGCCGGGCTTCTTCTCCGATCCCGGGGGCGCGATCCGGCCCTTCGCCGAGCAGTCGCCCGACGATTGGGCGCCGCTGCTGAGGCTGAACCTGGATGCCGTCCTGTCCGTCACGCGCGCCTTCATTGGCGGGATGATCGAGCAGCGCCACGGTCGTGTGATCTCGATCGTCTCCGACTCGGCGCGTACGGGCGACCGCAACATGGCCGTCTATGCCGCGGCCAAGGGCGGCACCGCGGCGTTCATGCGATCGCTCGCGAGCGAGGTGGGTCCACACGGGGTGACGGTCAACTGCGTCTCGTTGAGCACGATCTGGCGAGCGCCCGAACCCCCGGGCGAAGACGAGCTGCGCCGGATGGCGCGGCACTATCCGCTCGGTTTCTACGGCGACGCGAGCGACGTCGCGGGCATGGTGACCTTCCTCGCGAGCGACGCGGCGCGCTGGATCACCGGGCAGGTCTACGGAGTGAACGGGGGCTATGCCTACGGACTTTGA
- a CDS encoding FAD-dependent oxidoreductase: protein MSEHDLGDRIAGIRAASQHVPPAETLPRERLASEPRCLTQVAAWHDEADVVVVGYGGAGVCAALEAARAGADVLALERAGGGGGTTAMSTAHVYMGGGTRVQKAVGLEDSTEDMFRFLMASADQPDEERVRLFCDESVDHFDWLVAQGVPFKDSIWPERTPEQPNDDCLLWSGNEKAWPFRDLARPAARGHKVQNQAEGGPVLFRILSERAQEAGVRLQVDTRVLNLVLRPEDGRVAGVVVLQDGEERAIRARRGVILCAGGFAMNREMLQNHLPIATTENVAMIGNPYDDGAGIRMGLSARGTAIHMDSYFLSVLWYPPASLTKGILVNGQGQRFVNEDSYHGRCGEYAKRQQRAYLIADESIFGYPESGLELIATEGSIGDLERALEIPDGMLQSTVAVYNANAARGEDPVFHKHPDWLKPLDTPPFAAIECSFGIAPYVSFTLGGLKTRPTGEVLTEDGQDVPGLYAAGRTACGIPRSSWGYCSGTSVADATFFGRIAGRTAAGHAPWT from the coding sequence ATGAGCGAACACGACCTCGGCGATCGCATCGCGGGGATCCGAGCGGCCTCGCAGCATGTGCCGCCCGCGGAGACCCTCCCGAGAGAGCGACTGGCGTCGGAGCCGCGCTGCCTGACGCAGGTCGCCGCGTGGCACGACGAGGCAGACGTCGTGGTCGTCGGATACGGCGGTGCCGGCGTGTGCGCGGCGCTCGAAGCGGCGCGCGCGGGGGCAGACGTGCTCGCGCTCGAGCGGGCCGGCGGGGGAGGGGGGACGACCGCGATGTCGACGGCTCACGTCTACATGGGCGGAGGGACGCGCGTGCAGAAAGCGGTCGGCCTCGAGGACTCGACGGAGGACATGTTCCGCTTCCTGATGGCCTCCGCGGATCAGCCGGACGAGGAGCGGGTGCGACTCTTCTGCGACGAGAGCGTCGACCACTTCGACTGGCTCGTCGCGCAGGGCGTGCCCTTCAAGGACTCGATCTGGCCCGAGCGGACGCCCGAGCAGCCGAACGACGACTGCCTCCTCTGGTCGGGCAACGAGAAAGCCTGGCCCTTCCGCGACCTCGCGCGCCCCGCGGCACGGGGGCACAAGGTCCAGAACCAGGCGGAGGGCGGCCCCGTTCTCTTCCGGATCCTGTCGGAGCGGGCGCAGGAGGCGGGCGTCCGGCTGCAGGTCGACACCCGCGTCCTCAACCTGGTCCTGCGGCCGGAGGACGGGCGGGTCGCCGGCGTCGTGGTTCTCCAGGACGGTGAGGAGCGCGCCATTCGTGCGCGTCGCGGCGTGATCCTCTGTGCGGGGGGCTTCGCGATGAATCGCGAGATGCTGCAGAATCATCTCCCGATTGCCACGACCGAGAACGTCGCGATGATCGGGAACCCGTACGACGACGGCGCGGGGATCCGGATGGGGCTCTCCGCGAGAGGCACGGCGATCCACATGGATTCGTATTTCCTCTCCGTTCTCTGGTATCCGCCGGCCAGTCTGACCAAGGGGATCCTGGTGAACGGCCAGGGACAGCGCTTCGTGAACGAGGACTCGTACCACGGGCGATGCGGCGAGTACGCCAAGCGCCAGCAGCGCGCCTATCTGATCGCGGACGAGAGCATCTTCGGCTATCCGGAGAGCGGTCTCGAGCTGATCGCCACGGAGGGGTCGATCGGCGATCTCGAGCGCGCCCTCGAGATCCCGGACGGAATGCTCCAGAGCACCGTCGCGGTCTACAACGCGAACGCGGCGCGCGGGGAGGACCCCGTCTTCCACAAGCATCCGGATTGGCTGAAGCCCCTCGACACGCCGCCCTTCGCCGCGATCGAGTGCAGCTTCGGGATCGCGCCCTACGTGTCCTTCACGCTCGGCGGCCTCAAGACCCGTCCGACGGGGGAGGTGCTCACGGAGGACGGACAGGACGTGCCCGGACTCTATGCGGCCGGGCGCACCGCCTGCGGCATCCCCCGTTCCTCGTGGGGCTACTGCAGCGGAACGTCCGTCGCGGATGCGACGTTCTTCGGGCGGATCGCGGGCCGGACGGCCGCGGGACACGCGCCCTGGACGTGA
- a CDS encoding acyl-CoA dehydrogenase family protein produces the protein MPPGPSPTTEERDTPEERAFRLRAREHLAGADLPPRVPGEPSFQFEDDAFVARDRRIQRALWDGGFAGITLPVEFGGLGLPQRFDDVFVEEARPYRMPWSFGVNRNVIIPPMLAHASPELNARFIPPMLRGDHLWCQLLSEPSGGSDLAGLLTTATRDGDVWRLNGSKVWTTGGNHADYGACLARTDPDVPKHAGLTMFIVDMKQPGMTILPLQLADRSVHFCQEYLDDVLVPVGDTIGDVDDGWRVTTNMLMHERSAIGRGWDYGKARAEATDTLTLSPALADWARSEGLASDPHVRQILGELWVLDALMPLTSKRIAAGLQSRALAGHAAAIVKLMSGKVGSRRLALLSELAGPLGVALPPNADGAETPVALRDVGLDRVTLHSIGGGTAEMQANAIAERHLGLPREATPDRELPFSQIRHNTVPGSRDD, from the coding sequence GTGCCCCCCGGACCTTCCCCGACGACGGAGGAGCGCGACACGCCCGAAGAGCGCGCCTTCCGCCTGCGCGCCCGCGAACATCTCGCCGGAGCGGATCTGCCGCCGCGCGTTCCCGGCGAGCCCAGCTTCCAGTTCGAGGACGACGCGTTCGTCGCGCGGGACCGCCGTATCCAGCGCGCGCTCTGGGACGGCGGGTTCGCCGGCATCACCCTGCCGGTGGAGTTCGGAGGCCTCGGCCTGCCGCAGCGCTTCGACGACGTCTTCGTCGAAGAGGCACGCCCCTATCGCATGCCCTGGTCCTTCGGCGTGAACCGGAACGTGATCATCCCGCCCATGCTCGCGCATGCGTCGCCCGAGCTGAACGCCCGCTTCATTCCGCCGATGCTCCGCGGCGACCATCTCTGGTGCCAGCTCCTCTCCGAGCCGAGCGGCGGCTCCGACCTGGCGGGCCTCCTCACGACCGCGACCCGCGACGGGGACGTCTGGCGACTCAACGGCTCGAAGGTCTGGACGACCGGCGGCAATCACGCCGACTACGGCGCCTGCCTCGCGCGGACCGATCCCGACGTCCCGAAGCACGCGGGCCTCACGATGTTCATCGTGGACATGAAGCAGCCCGGAATGACGATCCTCCCGCTCCAGCTGGCGGACCGAAGCGTTCATTTCTGCCAGGAGTACCTCGACGACGTCCTCGTCCCGGTCGGGGACACGATCGGAGACGTCGACGACGGCTGGCGGGTGACCACGAACATGCTCATGCACGAACGATCGGCGATCGGGCGTGGCTGGGACTACGGCAAGGCCCGGGCGGAGGCGACCGACACGCTCACGCTCTCCCCCGCCCTCGCGGACTGGGCTCGCTCGGAGGGGCTCGCCTCCGACCCGCACGTGCGTCAGATCCTGGGTGAGCTCTGGGTGCTCGACGCACTGATGCCGCTCACGTCGAAGCGGATCGCTGCCGGGCTGCAGTCGCGCGCGCTCGCGGGGCACGCCGCGGCGATCGTCAAGCTGATGAGCGGGAAGGTCGGCAGCCGGCGCCTCGCCCTCCTCTCGGAGCTGGCGGGGCCGCTGGGAGTCGCCCTTCCCCCGAATGCGGACGGAGCCGAGACGCCGGTCGCGCTCCGGGACGTCGGCCTCGATCGCGTCACCCTCCACAGCATCGGCGGCGGCACCGCCGAGATGCAGGCCAACGCGATCGCGGAGCGCCACCTCGGACTCCCGCGCGAAGCCACCCCGGACCGCGAGCTGCCTTTCAGTCAGATCCGACACAACACCGTCCCCGGATCGCGAGACGACTGA
- a CDS encoding NAD(P)/FAD-dependent oxidoreductase: MTSRRAVDLFGKEGTPNVAIVGAGFGGISAGVALRKAGIHTFTIYEHAERVGGTWWYNQYPGAEVDVESYVYSFPFKRHDWTRTHARQPELHRYLEEAVADFGLLPHLRLRTGVSRAVWDETEHVYRLELSTGETVEHHVLIGATGFLNIPRHPDWPGLDKFQRPAFHTARWEHEHDLEGKTVAIVGTGSSASQIVPEIADRVGQLYVFQREPGWVVPKGDREYTEAERKQLRHPLRHFLARARWFWDTEKRLWDAGTYRPGAPANRMAEQAARAYIASEFADRPDLAEAVTPTYPFWGKRPVFSSTFYPALKRPNVELVPQAVESLTETGVVDAKGVEREIDVLVIATGFEATRYLDQIEVVGREGRSLQAYWEGEPRAFLGITVPTFPNLYILYGPGTNGGEIASNLRFQAAYARRAIRRMIRRGVTAIEVKRTWADLYHAWLQSKMHDTAWAVSRNYFANASGKIVTQWPYSALDYQVLIRLFGRASETARRREDAR, encoded by the coding sequence ATGACGAGTAGGCGCGCCGTGGATCTCTTCGGGAAGGAAGGCACGCCGAACGTCGCGATCGTCGGGGCGGGCTTCGGAGGTATTTCGGCGGGGGTCGCGCTTCGCAAGGCCGGCATCCACACCTTCACGATCTACGAGCACGCCGAGCGCGTCGGCGGCACCTGGTGGTACAACCAGTATCCCGGTGCCGAAGTCGACGTGGAGTCCTACGTCTACTCGTTTCCGTTCAAGCGTCACGACTGGACGCGGACCCACGCCCGACAGCCGGAGCTGCACCGCTACCTGGAAGAGGCCGTCGCCGATTTCGGGCTCCTCCCCCACCTCCGGCTCCGGACCGGGGTGTCCCGCGCCGTCTGGGACGAGACGGAGCACGTCTACCGGCTCGAGCTCAGCACCGGCGAGACGGTCGAGCACCACGTGCTGATCGGGGCGACCGGCTTCCTGAACATCCCACGCCATCCGGATTGGCCGGGCCTCGACAAGTTCCAGCGTCCCGCGTTCCACACGGCCCGCTGGGAGCACGAGCACGACCTCGAGGGCAAGACCGTCGCCATCGTCGGCACGGGCTCGAGCGCTTCCCAGATCGTGCCCGAGATCGCCGACCGGGTGGGGCAGCTCTACGTATTCCAGCGGGAGCCGGGCTGGGTCGTTCCCAAGGGCGATCGCGAGTACACGGAGGCGGAGCGGAAGCAGCTGCGCCATCCGCTCCGCCACTTCCTCGCCCGGGCACGGTGGTTCTGGGACACGGAGAAGCGGCTGTGGGACGCGGGGACCTATCGACCCGGAGCGCCGGCGAACCGCATGGCCGAGCAGGCCGCGCGCGCCTACATCGCGAGCGAGTTCGCCGACCGCCCCGACCTCGCCGAGGCGGTGACGCCGACCTATCCGTTCTGGGGGAAGCGACCCGTCTTCAGCTCCACGTTCTACCCCGCGCTCAAACGCCCGAACGTCGAGCTGGTGCCCCAGGCGGTCGAGTCCTTGACCGAGACGGGGGTCGTGGACGCGAAGGGCGTGGAACGCGAGATCGACGTCCTGGTCATCGCGACCGGCTTCGAGGCGACCCGCTACCTCGATCAGATCGAGGTGGTCGGGCGCGAGGGGCGGAGCCTCCAGGCGTACTGGGAGGGAGAGCCCCGCGCGTTCCTCGGCATCACCGTGCCGACCTTCCCGAACCTCTACATCCTGTACGGACCCGGGACCAACGGGGGCGAGATCGCGTCGAACCTGCGCTTCCAGGCCGCCTACGCCCGTCGCGCGATTCGCAGGATGATTCGCCGGGGCGTGACGGCGATCGAGGTCAAGCGGACCTGGGCCGACCTCTATCACGCCTGGCTGCAGTCGAAGATGCACGACACCGCGTGGGCGGTCAGTCGAAACTACTTTGCGAACGCGTCGGGCAAGATCGTCACGCAGTGGCCCTACAGCGCGCTCGACTATCAGGTCCTGATCCGGCTCTTCGGACGCGCGTCCGAGACCGCCCGTCGGCGAGAAGACGCGCGCTAG
- a CDS encoding LLM class flavin-dependent oxidoreductase produces MRVGYQIGHWGKDARVGGCDLPPLEVVERLREAESWGCDSVWAPESYFAEAYTFLSWIGAHTERMKLGTAVAPIQSRTPVNFAQMAITLDHLTQGRVVVGLGVTGINVAEGWFGQRFDKPLARTREYVSIMRAVLAGERPENADGEFYPLPVPNGVGSRKALKSPVRPYRKDLPIVLGAIGPRNMALAAEIADGWMPAAYMPDREADYVAMLDEGFARPGARRSREDFFLPAAVTVVVDDDLDRASRSIRQSILYQITVMGHGDRNFQFDLFARAGFEAEAHTARRLFGEGRVDEATGAISQEMVDAIALVGPRERVLERLPRWTSGIANYLIVRGDFEALRTILETGGFERPGEDG; encoded by the coding sequence ATGCGGGTCGGTTACCAGATCGGACATTGGGGAAAGGACGCGCGGGTCGGTGGCTGCGACCTGCCGCCGCTCGAGGTCGTCGAGCGTCTCCGTGAGGCCGAGTCGTGGGGCTGTGACTCGGTCTGGGCACCGGAGTCCTACTTCGCCGAGGCCTATACGTTCCTGTCCTGGATCGGTGCGCACACCGAGCGGATGAAGCTGGGGACGGCCGTCGCGCCGATCCAGTCGCGGACGCCCGTCAACTTCGCCCAGATGGCGATCACGCTGGACCACCTGACGCAGGGGCGGGTCGTCGTCGGTCTGGGCGTGACGGGGATCAACGTCGCGGAGGGCTGGTTCGGTCAGCGTTTCGACAAGCCGCTCGCGCGTACCCGCGAGTACGTCTCGATCATGCGTGCCGTGCTCGCGGGCGAGCGACCCGAGAACGCGGACGGCGAGTTCTATCCGCTGCCGGTCCCGAACGGGGTCGGGAGTCGCAAGGCGCTCAAGTCGCCCGTCCGTCCCTACCGCAAGGACCTGCCGATCGTGCTCGGTGCGATCGGGCCGAGGAACATGGCGCTCGCAGCCGAGATCGCGGACGGATGGATGCCGGCGGCCTACATGCCTGACCGTGAGGCGGACTACGTCGCGATGCTCGACGAGGGCTTCGCGCGCCCGGGGGCGCGTCGCTCGCGGGAGGACTTCTTCCTGCCCGCCGCGGTGACGGTCGTCGTCGACGACGACCTGGATCGCGCGTCGCGATCGATTCGACAGTCGATCCTCTACCAGATCACGGTGATGGGGCACGGCGATCGGAACTTCCAGTTCGATCTCTTCGCGCGCGCGGGATTCGAGGCCGAGGCCCATACGGCGCGACGGCTCTTCGGGGAAGGGCGGGTCGACGAGGCGACCGGGGCGATCAGCCAGGAGATGGTCGACGCGATCGCGCTCGTCGGGCCCCGGGAACGGGTCCTCGAGCGCTTGCCGCGCTGGACGTCGGGCATCGCGAACTACCTGATCGTGCGCGGCGACTTCGAGGCCCTCCGCACGATCCTCGAGACGGGAGGCTTCGAGCGGCCCGGGGAGGACGGATGA
- a CDS encoding CoA transferase → MTASRRSVSAPLDGVRVVDATTASGELAGRVLADLGAEVVKVEPPGGAESRRRGPFVRGHEGDREASLFWAALGRGKRSVVLDVLTPEGAAGLRPLLAEADVFLESFPPGRLADVGLDPAAVASEFPSLVHASITPFGQTGPLADAPASDLTIEAASGLLGLQGPGDRPPVPIGYPQASFHASAQAAADVCCALYERRRSGRGQHLDVSAQAAMLWTTLNANGYPLYAGEDPPGTGEARTLERPEILPGVKLPLRLPCADGHMLMSLPVPVIGERTLHVVLREAEAHGRLPSDLAGRDWSAFIGDYVGGRLDAGLLQRGLDAAVDYLATRTKREVQALAVAERILLAPVFELADLVDDPQLTARAYWKEVGGHRHPGPFARLSRTPIRVSPAAPRLGADDGAPPSWRSAPRFSRNRDRSDRADDAGIFAGLKVADFSWAATGPLMAKALGDHGATVVRVESASKLDTARSAPPFHEGERHIDRAFMFANYNTSKLGLTLDLTTDRGAEVARQLVDWADVYIESFTPGTVDRFGLDWESVSASRSDLVMVSTSMRGQTGPERRYAGFGSQGAALTGFESLTGWADREPSQVYGAYSDFIATRYGLATLASALMCRDETGEGQWIDLAQAEAAIHFLEPLMLDLTVNGCRAERDGAGAFHACPNVVVPCAGVERYVALSVETSEQWHALLGIAPLDAFAGAKYDALDGRRADRAAIEAALAKWSSGFEPFELAERLRRGGVPAHAVLRPLDLLDDPQIAHRGHFVSVEHAVMGRVRQDGPATRYSRTSPRLRRAAPALGEHTEAVLRDLLGLSEDEIADLAIAGALS, encoded by the coding sequence GTGACGGCGTCTCGACGATCGGTAAGCGCCCCGCTCGATGGCGTGCGCGTGGTCGACGCGACGACGGCCTCGGGCGAGCTCGCCGGGCGCGTGCTCGCCGATCTCGGCGCGGAGGTCGTGAAGGTCGAGCCGCCCGGCGGCGCCGAGTCGCGGAGGCGCGGCCCCTTCGTCCGCGGTCATGAGGGGGATCGAGAGGCCTCGCTCTTCTGGGCGGCGCTGGGGCGGGGGAAGCGCAGCGTCGTGCTCGACGTCCTGACGCCGGAAGGCGCCGCAGGGCTTCGTCCGCTCCTGGCCGAGGCGGACGTGTTCCTCGAGTCGTTTCCGCCCGGTCGGTTGGCGGACGTGGGCCTCGACCCCGCCGCCGTCGCCTCCGAGTTTCCCTCGCTCGTCCACGCCTCGATCACCCCGTTCGGGCAGACGGGACCGCTGGCCGACGCGCCGGCCAGCGATCTCACGATCGAGGCGGCGAGTGGTCTGCTCGGCTTGCAGGGGCCGGGAGACCGTCCCCCGGTTCCGATCGGCTATCCGCAGGCGAGCTTCCACGCCTCGGCGCAGGCCGCGGCCGACGTCTGCTGCGCTCTCTACGAACGGCGTCGAAGCGGGCGCGGTCAACACCTCGACGTGTCGGCGCAGGCCGCGATGCTGTGGACGACGCTGAACGCCAATGGCTACCCGCTCTACGCGGGGGAGGACCCGCCCGGGACCGGGGAGGCGCGCACGCTCGAACGGCCCGAGATCCTGCCCGGCGTCAAGCTGCCGCTTCGCCTGCCTTGCGCGGATGGTCACATGCTGATGTCGCTCCCGGTGCCCGTGATCGGCGAACGCACGCTGCACGTCGTGCTTCGGGAGGCGGAGGCGCACGGCCGGCTGCCGAGCGATCTCGCCGGTCGCGACTGGTCGGCGTTCATCGGCGACTATGTCGGCGGGCGCCTCGACGCTGGACTGCTCCAGCGGGGACTCGACGCCGCGGTCGACTATCTGGCGACCCGGACGAAGCGCGAAGTGCAGGCACTCGCCGTCGCCGAGCGCATCCTGCTCGCGCCCGTCTTCGAGCTCGCCGATCTGGTCGACGATCCCCAGCTCACGGCCCGTGCCTACTGGAAGGAGGTCGGGGGACATCGCCACCCCGGGCCCTTCGCGCGCCTCTCGCGGACCCCGATCCGTGTCTCGCCGGCGGCGCCTCGGCTCGGCGCGGACGACGGGGCGCCGCCTTCGTGGCGTTCGGCACCCCGCTTCTCGAGGAATCGCGACCGCTCGGATCGGGCGGACGACGCGGGGATCTTCGCAGGGCTCAAGGTCGCCGACTTCTCGTGGGCGGCGACGGGGCCGCTGATGGCCAAGGCGCTCGGGGATCACGGCGCGACCGTCGTGCGCGTCGAATCCGCGAGCAAGCTCGATACCGCCCGTTCCGCGCCGCCGTTCCACGAAGGCGAGCGGCACATCGATCGCGCCTTCATGTTCGCGAACTACAACACCTCGAAGCTTGGTCTGACCCTGGATCTCACGACCGACCGGGGCGCCGAGGTGGCCCGGCAGCTCGTCGACTGGGCCGACGTGTACATCGAGAGCTTCACGCCGGGGACCGTCGACCGCTTCGGTCTCGACTGGGAGAGCGTCTCCGCGTCCCGGTCGGACCTGGTGATGGTTTCGACGTCGATGCGCGGCCAGACCGGTCCGGAGCGACGTTATGCGGGTTTCGGATCGCAGGGCGCCGCGTTGACCGGGTTCGAGAGCCTGACCGGCTGGGCCGACCGGGAGCCGTCCCAGGTCTACGGCGCCTACTCCGACTTCATCGCCACGCGCTACGGGCTCGCGACGCTCGCGTCCGCGCTGATGTGTCGGGACGAGACGGGGGAGGGGCAGTGGATCGACCTCGCGCAGGCCGAGGCGGCGATCCACTTCCTCGAGCCGTTGATGCTCGATCTGACCGTGAATGGTTGCAGGGCCGAGCGGGACGGCGCCGGCGCGTTCCATGCCTGCCCCAACGTCGTCGTTCCGTGCGCGGGGGTCGAACGGTATGTCGCGCTCTCGGTGGAGACGAGCGAGCAGTGGCATGCGCTGCTTGGGATCGCCCCCCTCGACGCGTTCGCGGGGGCGAAGTACGACGCGCTCGACGGCCGTCGGGCGGACCGCGCCGCGATCGAGGCCGCGCTCGCGAAATGGTCGTCGGGCTTCGAGCCTTTCGAGCTCGCCGAGCGCTTGCGTCGCGGCGGCGTGCCGGCGCACGCCGTGCTCCGCCCGCTCGACCTGCTCGACGATCCGCAGATCGCGCACCGGGGCCATTTCGTGTCGGTCGAGCACGCTGTCATGGGTCGCGTGCGTCAGGACGGACCGGCGACGCGCTACTCGCGAACTTCGCCGCGGCTGCGCCGCGCCGCGCCGGCGCTGGGCGAGCACACCGAGGCGGTCCTGCGTGACCTGCTCGGGCTGAGCGAAGACGAGATCGCGGACCTGGCGATCGCGGGGGCGCTCTCGTGA